GGGCTGTAGATGTTTGAAGAgaagcggtctcagcatagcgcgttaggtggttgatagcaactattatccacctgttgccagtcggagtcaatggaaggggcccataaatatctaattcgacccgttcgaagggtcgggaagggcatgttaaaggctgcagttcaccggcggaggcatgtggtggagattttcggcgctgaaattaggcacaagagcggacgaagttgcggacgaaggtatgcataccacgccagtagtaacgatgtcgaagtctttcgtaggtcttgaagactcctgcgtgggtggccacattgtgggtcagcgtggatagaggaacaaatctgtgacctcagggttcgtggaacgacaagcagccacttgcgtccctctggtgcgtagttgcgtcgatggagaagcatgtcacgtatcgagaagtgggGAACTTGGCGCCGGAGCGTTCGCCTCTTTGgcagttcagaagtgtcggagagatgattgaggagagacgcagtccacgggtcattgcgttgttcaatagcaatggtgtcaaagtcaagagatgacaatgttgaatcgcaagcggagtcatcTGTgccattctgggacaggggggaacgggaaaagGCATCGTCGTCAGCATGCTTCcatcctgaccgataaaccacgcgtatgtcataatcttgaattttcaacgcccagcgagcgaggcggccagatgggtgtTTTAACGTCGAaggccagcacagcgcgtggtggtcggtcacgacgtcaaataaacgaccatatagatatgggcgaaactttccaagggcccacacaatggccaaacaTGAAGCTgcagttgctctcagccttggtaagtgtgcgactagcgtatgctaCGACGTATTCCTGATTCTCCAGCTTACGCTGTGCGAGCATAGCACGCAGGCCTTCACCAATGGCGtctgtgtggatttcagttggagcttcaggatcaaaatggcgtagaatgggtggcgtcgtgaaaagctgccgcaaggtggtgaaagcctcgtcgcgggcaggggaccacgataagaggtctttacagttgctgaggagttgcgtgagaggtgatataatcgacgcgaagtttcggacgaatcgccggaagtacgagcacaaaCCGATGAAACTTCAAAAATCTTTGATGATGGCAGGTTTaagaaacgccgtaacagcttgCAATTtttcgggatccgggaggatgccttctttgaaaacaacgtggcccaaaatgttcagttgacgcatggcaaatcgacattttttaagatttaattgcaaaccggcgttagtcaagcaagtaaggacgtccTCAAGGCGACGTAAGTGGGTGTCGAAGTTAGGGGCAAAGGCTACAAtatcatctaggtaacacaagcacatCTTCCATTTTAGTTCACGCaagatgttgtccatcattctttcgaacgttgcaggtgcattgcaaagtccgacgggcatgacggtgaattcatataaaccgtctggcgtgacaaaagcggttttggggcgatcggcctccgccatcggcacctgccagtagcctgaccgcaagtctgacgaggaaaagaactcggcgcCCTGTAAACTATCCAAAGCATcctcaatgcgcggtagtggatagacgtccttcagcgtgatcttgttgaatcaccggaaatcgacacagaaacgaatataaccatatttctttttgacgaggaccaccggagacgcccataagctctgtgaaggtcgaatgacgcctctgcaaagcatgtcgtctacttggtcagcaatgacgcggctttctgtagcggacacgcgatatggtcgttgtcgcagcggtgagtgggacccagtgccgatgtggtgttctactgctaaggcacggccgagagatgtttgtgcaacgtcgaaagaatggTGGTAGCACTCAAGGAGCTGTGCGATTAATTGAACTTCTACCTTTTCGTTCGCACACAGCCCCTTTTTTCGAAAAACATAGACTGCTAGTCATTAATAATATCCGATATAAAAAATTAGCAATGATTATATATCGTGAAGTTAAATCTAATCGAATTGAATTTTTCAGGAAGTATCACGAGCGTAACCACAGTCATAATTTACGACATattagtttcaagaaagacacgcttcgtacaaattacggtacacaaaaactaacttaccaaattccccactttcttaatgaacaccccactgtgatggcattaattgaacaaagttcctccatttatgttttcaaaaagaagatacacacattccttctaaaaactcaaacagattctcatacctctttcgattcattttattttatgtaacttttatgtgctgctgtgactttatgaattttttttttttttttgcttttgtctgcctgtttgttgtgcgtaaatagtctcttattatttctttatgtgctaattcataattgctgttcatttctttgttaatactggcttgatgtaaaaaaaaaattgtaaatgttttttgatattgtatgtatctcaatttctcaatttttgtactgctatatataacctgtttatgtatgtgtgtacatagggggttggcgctttgtcaggctttctctgcctttacgccgatcccctaggcaaactgtgtacacgggttgtctgaaattaaatcaataaaaaaataaaaaaaaaaaggatggggaggagttgtgaacgctgcgaagatgtcaaatcttcagcgatgaatggttgaagtATGTTTGCCGATGTTGAGTCagccgctgagacgacagccagttcacagacggaggtagaaggcacctcatcagGGACGGTTTTAATTCTggtagaactgattgtctcgacgtggccaaggcactagTGACAAAATAGGGATAAatacgacgactcatgattataaattggcattgtggttgagccttctacaaggtcgagagcagcaaaaggcatgggggagggctcttcgggcgacgaatattggagatggtgtgaagaagaccgtgccgtcggatatggcgctgcatgaaaatggtacgaacgcaaaagagcatggagggatgtaggtgtcatcgttaacgacaagtttagcggcagactgggtgtcgacggacgctcggtcatccagtgagcaaaattctaCCTCAACCCTAGCACAGTCGAtcacggcgttatgacgcgataAAAAGTCCCATCACAAGAAAATAGtatgggagcacgatgaaagaaccatgaACTCTATTGTGTACAGATTGTCCTGAATTGTCatgcgggctgtacatactgtgGTAGGTTGagcaggttgagcactggctgtgcgaagcgataatccggagaaaggcgacgtaaccttacgaattgagcggcaaaatccagcatcgaTAACAGGAACAGCTGCACCGGtgtctacaagagcgacagtagggatattttcgacgaacacatcaataacattggtaggtgacaaatgaggacttgggaaaaactaaacttgcgcagttcttgcctcgggaactgcatcatctagttttcctcctcgttagacgcgggccgtcgacgcataggggaaggcgagcggcggcacggagagggcgagcgaagacgttccggccgagggcggtggtcatcctggtagcgggctggcgttggagtggaggaaccgcattgcgcgttggagtcaagcgagAAGAAAGGCTCGCGGCGGTTTTCatcggtgatatgcgtccggcggcggcaatacctcgcgacgtgtccggggtatcgagaAGTGTAACATATGGGGCGATTGTCGAGGGTGTGCTatgggttggcggtgttagtgctggtccggTGAACTGGAGGTGGCGGATAGCttgcgcgaggctggaacggaggcgcaggcgccttgcgagttggcatggctgcagccgcagcgtaggtgagaggagcagcgaCAAGATtatgctcgcgagcagctggtaaggcctcggcgacctctccttgaatgacgcctcgaagagacgacggtaaagttgtcgtagcttctggtgtgaagggcaccagggaaagctgtcgtgcgacttcttcgcggacaaatgcttttatttcggctcgtagtgacgcttggtcatgaccattgatcacactagacagtgatGCGAAATcatgcgctggaggacgtcttgtcataGCTCGccgcttccgcaattcatcgtagctttggcaaaGGCTAATTTTGTCATTatcagtggtcgggcttttcgccaagagcatttgaaaagcgtcgtcgtcaatccctttgaggatgtgcttacatttttctgcTTCCGTCATTGCAACGTTCACaggtctgcacaaatcgacgacatcttctatgtaactagtgaaggtttcacccgtttcttgtgcgcgtgtgcgtaaacgctgctcggcgcgaagttttcggacggcaggtcgatcgaagactgctacaatcaacgctttaaattgcggccacgttcgggcgtctgcctcgtggtttctaagccaaaggctggctacacccgcgaggtagaacgacatgcgtgtcaacttgtttgcgtccgtccatctgtttaaagcgctcacccgttcgaaagtcgacagccaatcttcaacgtcgtggtcatctgttccactgaagattggaggttCGCAccgaggaacactgcctggacaggtggccggaggaGAAGGAAGCGTCTGcggatcggcgtccggcatagcagaaggtagccatcgagaacggagttccaggatggtagcgggaaggtataGGCCacagtaccccgcacctccaccaattataaaggagatttattgagcagaaaggttgatgcttggaaggcttggaaggcgatgcaccagccgcgaTTCACGAGCTCGAGCCGGTGCTGCactctcgatgctgctgcctctgcgccggagtacttcttCCTGTTCTTTACAACAGCATTAAGCTGATGAGCCTCACACCATTTCACAATAAAAATGTCTGTTTTAATATTATGTATTATACCCACTTTCCTGATAGATATTTGCATTCTACTGTTATTGTAGGGCCATGAGAGCACTAGGTGGCTAAAATCCTGAAAATTAAGTGCATGAAAAGTTCATCCAAAACGAACTATACTTTACACATTGTCAAGACATAAAGCTAACACTGTGCAGACTAGATAAAACAAATACATATTTTACATCAACATAACAACGCATATGTAAAGCGAAGTTTATTTCCCCTAGCTTATACCTTAcagcaaaagctttttttttaatttcgaatCATTTCTCCCCTTTTTTTGCTTTATAAGATCAAGTGAACATGCCTTGCATCGTTTCTGATAGTCTAGGTATTGAACGCCTTTACTGTTTTCTCACTGCCTCTTCAATTACCCTCTTGATGCGCACTGCTGTAAACTCACCAATGTGGACGCTTCTTATCTACTCAAGTGGCTTCTGATCTTTTACAGTGACAGCTCTTATGAAGTGATAACATGAGTCACGTGCGCGcgatagttgtccgccaccgctgtCCACAACCACTGTCGCAAGAAGTAAGAAAGAAAACTCAGAATTATACAAAGAACACAAACGATTGGGAATGAAAGatgggtcccctgcgtgccattTTAGTATtcagccactgagccacgccggtgctatCAAAGCATTTGCAAACAGGCCTTAGGGACGTTTGATTTccggaaagcaatcacgttaatttGTGTTTTAGAACAGCTAGGAAACAAGCAATTGTCATATATTGGGAATTGCGCAACGAATGGGTCGTCAAATGCTCCAAtgcattacaaaagcttgatcatgTTCGCCTATTAAGTGTGGTGCATATCCACTTGCGGGATCGTGGAGATTCCAAAAGCTTCTGACATAATTATTCTTCGCCGTCAGCCACATCACGAAAATTGCAAGGAGCTCCCTGGAAGTGTGCAGCGGAACACATGATTCTCCGcagaatgacgaagaatggcatACTGAGTGCTTGCCTACTAGAGAATGATTGatagcgtagtgggtaccctgcaaatgtgcttgcagcagctacccaaagaggGTTAAGAAAAGGCCTTGAAAGGCCGTTTGCTAGCTGTCGCTGCAACAGTGCCGTGCCTTCCGTGCAGACCTGTaggttttatgggcgaagctcatggcgtgggtctgtcgctcctctatatgtatgtatgtatgtatgtatgtatgtatgtatgtatgtatgtatgtatgtatgtatgtatgtatgtatgtatgtatgtatgtatgtatgtatgtatgtatgtatgtatgtatgtatgtagacaccggtggcacatacccactctagagcgggtatttgccacaggggtTGCAagatgagagatggcggtacttgaagtgttcactaggtggatgcatggacgaacgcgtgGGCGGATGAACAGACAAACTACCAGACGAacgaacgggtggatggacgtgcggacgtacgtacgtatgggcacacgaacggacggacagacagatggacgggctcacggacggacgcatggacagacagatggatgcacggattgacgcacggatgatcgagtggacggacgcaagcaagaacgagtgaacggacggaagcacggacgggctgacaaacgcttcacctcactcatcatcatccactccgtttatatgcattcattttttttttattttccagacCACTGATCTTCTTGGAGAATGAAGGACGTAAtcttcttattattattcacAGTATTCTGATAACACAGATAAAATGATATCCAAGCACGAAGATATTTGACCACATTAGGTGTAGTTCGCATGTCTGAAAGCCATCATGACGAAGTCAGCTATACACACAAGCAGAAGGGCTTGAATGCAAAAGAATTACGTTTGTTCGTATACCAACCTTGAAGGTTGATGTAATTAACACAAGCATACTTTAAGAGGTTGCTGCCACTGATGGTGGCGCATTTCTTTCGATTAATGAATGTGAGCTGAGAAAACAGTCTGTGAACTTTGAAAACGTCCTTGTATGAATCGCAGCTACCAGGTAAATTTGAATTGTGAAGAAACAaccagcgccccgccgcggtggtctagtggctaaggtactcggcctgctgacccgcaggtcgcgggttcgattcccggctgcggcggctgcatttccgatggaggcggaaatgttgtaggcccgtgtactcagatttgggtgcacgttaaagaaccccaggtggtcaaaatttccggaggcctccactacggcgtctctcataatcaattggtggttttgggacgctaaaccccacaaatcaatcaatcaatcaagaaacaaCCGGCGTTCAGATTGAATTTTATTGAATTTATCTGTAATTATGTACTACTGCTTACAAAAAAAGGCGTTCCACCAACTAGTGGCCTTAGCTGACGCAGTGCGTGAATGCCACGGATGCTTGCTTCAGGTCCTTTCATGCGGCCTAAAAGGGGACCAAAGTGCCGTAACTTACGGTATGTCTTAAAGGCGCTTTACTGCTTTTGTGAATAAAGAAATATAATAAATGTTAGCGCATATTGTGAAGATTGGGAATATGAATATGAAAAGCAGCGCATAATGTGCAACTACGAATAGTCTTTAGCGACCATGGCCATTTCGATGCCGTTACCTGAATAAAGTATTAATAGTTTCTGAATTGCAAAAAAATGGCGCTTATTGAAAACTTTTTGACCACGCGCTTGAATCTATGCATACACTTTATTAATATTTAATGAAGTCTGAATGAATAGACTTCCACGAGTGTGTTTCACGAAGAACTATCAAAATACAGACAGTTCCTATGCAGTCATGCAGGTATAAAATATTGTTCTATGCTTCAAACACCCTTTGTCGCATACGCCGAGCACTACACTATGCCTTAAAGGTCAGTGCGCTGGCACGAACCAGAGATACGATTTAGAATGCGAAGTGCTCTTGGTTAGACCGCTAACTTACTTCATAAGTTCAGTATTTTAGGAGAATTCTGCTGATAAAGCATATGTTGGAACTTTCGCCACTCTTTTCgtaatactgcactttgtaaTGCTTTTTGTAATACTGCAAAGAAGCATTACACAAGTAATGCTTTTTTACCGCTAGAAGACTTAGACTACATGGACGGTTTTTGTGTTTCGCGTACGGTTGGTAATAAAAAACTTCACTGCCGTAATTATTTAAGATGATAATTCTTTCCACTCCTTACGCTCTCTTCTCCCTGCTTTCGATACTTTGCCAAAAGTGCTATTGAATTGCGTGTTGCGTAGTTTAGAGCAAGgaaaaccaaattgtaatgtcagaATCGTTTTATTGAATGATGAAGGAACAAGACGCAGAGGTAGAAAGATTGCATTGTGGCGCACGTGTGTGTCATTTGCTTTTGTTGGCGTTGATTCGATTTAGAACAATTTATTGATATATACATCATGCGTAAATTGAGGCCACCAGTCTGATTGTGTTCGAAGTGCCCTTCGGAGTGAATTGGGGCCCCTAGATTTTCCAGAGAATGAGTGTTTATCGCGTGCCGCACAGGATGTAGCGCAACGATTCACATCGTTTCACCAGCGTTACCACTTGTAACCGTAACCTCCGTATCCGTATCCTCCGTAGCCACCGTAACCACTGCCGAGGCCGGAGTGGGCGATCAGAGCGCCTCCACTGTGCAGCTTGTTGACGTGATGCACCGTCTTCACCAGGAAGGCCGGTCCAGCTACGGCCTTTGTGAAGGCAGGCCCACCGCTTAGAATTGCCACACTGCTGCCGACGCCAACGCCGGTGGCCCCGTGGCCACCACCAAGCCCATAGCCGAGACCGTAACCTTCATACCCAAGACCATAGCCTCCGTAGCGATGACCGTAGCCAAGGCCGTAGCCTCCGTAGCCATGACCGTAGCCAAGGCCGATGCTACCGGCTGATGCAGTGGCGAGGATGGCGCAGATGACGACTGCAGTAGTCTGTATCGGACGAAGGAGCAAAGAAATTTTTTATCAGAAGTCattcaatgttttttttgttattttgaagGCTTTGGGAGGAGTCTAGTTTTACTTTTACATGACTACACCTTAGAATTGTCATTTTCTCAATATATGCCTGATGTATGAGTTCAACTAAAACCGGAGTATCACAACAAATTATTGTAAGCTAAAATTGGCATTGACATTGTTTCAGAGACGTGAAGAAAATGTGCCCCCTTTCCCTTCCGTCCTTCCGTCCTCTAAAAAAAATCAGTCCTCGCACTGCGCTCCAATCCTAAAGGCATTTATGGAAAGAAGTCAAAAAAAGGCGAGGAGGCATTGCTGCAAGCATTAACAACCTCCCTCTTAACCCTGGGCTCTTTGCTTCATCGCTTAGCTACTTCTAGAAATCTTTTTCCGTAAGAATGATTCACAGCCATGTGCAAGGCAGCAAACATGCGGAGAACGCCCGTACAAGAATGTCACTCATATTACTGTACATATATGGTGATATAATTTTTGTTGGCGGTTAATAAAAGCAAAGCGCCAACAACAGTTCTTGGTATGTAATTAACCCAAGCCCGCACTTTCTAATGATGGAACCCCTCACAAGCACAACATAGATGCATAGCCATCTATTCGGCAGTTATAAGTAATATAGCTGGAACATGAAGCGGCATGCGGGCTATAATTGTCAAGACAAGTGTTCCTATCTTAGGCCTGTGACGTGCCCTAACAGCTCCATGCCGGATTGTTTGATGTGCACGTGTAACGAACGCACGACGGTCTTGAACAACTCACCAGTGTGTTCATGGTGGCTGGGACTTCGGCGACTGCTGCTCAGGTGCTGATGGGTCCACGTGTCTTTGCGTACTCCTTAAATACTCCACACCGAATGAGGGAAGGCACGGTGTCGTATTAGCGAGAGTCACGTATTCGGAACACTCTCGGTCGGTGGTATCATGCCACCCGTCTTCCTCTCACCTGCAATTTaaaagctaaaagaaacaaacgcAAGCGGCACGTTTTCAGTGCCATTTTTTCTCCTTATGCAGGGCGTTGGTGCAGGCCCGCAGTGGAGCATCCGCTGCACAAGCGGAAAGGGAAAATTCGGACGTGCCATAGTGCGGATTGTATCGCGTACACAGTCAGACCTCGTCTCATTATCTCGTTCCACAGAGATGTAGCCGTTGGCTGTGGACGCAAAGCGCAACGCGTACGTTTAGCTTTCCTGTCCAGCTACTGGGGAAGAAGAAGTTTGTTCAACCGCTAGAGAATATCAAAATGGAAGCGCTTATCAGTGACTTTGTTCCTTGgagtgaaagagagaaaaagttgCGCATAAGCTTTACAAGGTCCTTACATAACGTAGGCGGCACAAGTGCAAACATGCGGCAGAGCTCTGGATCTCCACCAAGCTGTTACTAAAAACTGACTTCGCCACACTTTTAGCAACAAACGAAGTGACATAATTTCAAGGAATCGCTTCATTCGACATTCCCGTCGTGCAGTCTGTCGCTGTTGGACAATAAATAGCAGCTGTTTTGATCAAGAGCAGACCCTTTAGCTGAGCACATGTACAAACGAATTTCACTGTGAAGTACGCTACACAGTTGCCCAACTAAATTATAACAATGTAATAGAATGTGGAGGTAGAGGCTATCGCTTGTTGCGTAATACGCGATGCAGAGTGCATATAAAGTATCATAGACATGGCATCATTCAGTATAAGCGAACGTACCCGTTATATCTGAGCGCTGCTCACAGAAGTGAAGTTGGTCGACAGACAACACGTGGCATTACGTAGGAACACCAAAAGGGTATATTAGGATATTATGTGCACGTAAAATTTCAGAAAGCTCGACCGTCATCTTGCAAAGAAGATCCCGATAGAGTAATCGAGCCTTGTGCGCCACGCAATCTGAACTGCTAGCGTGTTTCGTTTCACGGGGCGTACCTCAACCGTTCCACGAGGAAAGCAATGACCATGCGCGTAATATTCGTCGTTTCAAAGCGTCATGCAATGCCTAATCAAGGCAAACTTCTCAATGTCCCACTATACAACATTTACAAATGTGCCAAATCATCCAAGTGGCCACTATGACACGTCTGTTGGGCAACATGCGTTGCTGTGCGAAGCTGTTCCCGTTGTTGGTGATTCTGTTACTGATTGTGATTAGATCTgtcgcagtgctttgcaatgggTTGACTAAACACAAACTCGTTGCTAAACACACTGCTTCCGACGCCTGGCGCGACTCTAGTCTTCTACCACGCAATATAACATGTGTtgaaggccaactccggcaattGTTCAAGGTCAATGAATGTCAATGAAATTCGCTGGTGTGTTCTTCTGCACATTTTAGTCCTTTATGCCAAATCACAGGTTTGAGTAATGCGTTGATATTTTGCAAAGAATTTCGAAAATTGCCGCGAAAAGCTCACCTCACTTGCCAGAATTGTCTGTGTGATGTTATGTGTGCCATGTCAACGAAAGTGACGCAGCCAATGGCATTGCTACTTTtgccgctacagcgtttattgggCTTTCCACGAGGCGTTGGCGGCagtgtttggcacgggtatagcacggTAATGCTTTCTTCCTTC
The sequence above is drawn from the Rhipicephalus microplus isolate Deutch F79 chromosome 3, USDA_Rmic, whole genome shotgun sequence genome and encodes:
- the LOC119176850 gene encoding uncharacterized protein LOC119176850, with the translated sequence MNTLTTAVVICAILATASAGSIGLGYGHGYGGYGLGYGHRYGGYGLGYEGYGLGYGLGGGHGATGVGVGSSVAILSGGPAFTKAVAGPAFLVKTVHHVNKLHSGGALIAHSGLGSGYGGYGGYGYGGYGYKW